The following proteins are co-located in the Candidatus Schekmanbacteria bacterium genome:
- a CDS encoding 4-hydroxy-tetrahydrodipicolinate synthase has protein sequence MFKGSLVAIVTPFKDDKIDWDSFEKLIEFHIEKGTNAIVPCGTTGESATLSPEEHKKVIEFVVEKAAGRIPIVAGTGSNSTKEAIILTKEAEENGVDGCLLIAPYYNKPTQEGLFQHFSAVAKEVSIPLILYNIPSRTGINMLPSTVQRLASEHKNIVGIKEASGSLAQMQEIIRICPSDFVLLSGDDALLLPVLSIGGKGVISVVANIVPERVVRIIELFEKGDIEEARKLNYELLPLVNAMFYETNPIPVKKALALMGMINDQLRLPLVSMSDENTAKLKEKMKSAGII, from the coding sequence ATGTTTAAAGGAAGTCTTGTGGCAATTGTAACACCTTTCAAGGATGATAAGATTGATTGGGATAGTTTTGAGAAGCTAATTGAATTTCATATTGAAAAAGGAACAAATGCAATCGTGCCGTGCGGTACAACGGGAGAGTCTGCTACTCTTTCGCCTGAAGAGCATAAGAAGGTTATTGAATTTGTAGTTGAGAAGGCGGCAGGAAGAATTCCAATTGTTGCAGGCACTGGTTCAAATTCTACCAAAGAGGCAATCATCCTAACTAAAGAAGCTGAAGAGAACGGAGTTGATGGATGTCTTCTTATTGCGCCGTACTATAATAAGCCAACACAGGAAGGATTATTTCAGCATTTTTCAGCAGTTGCAAAAGAAGTATCTATCCCTTTGATACTCTATAATATCCCTTCGAGGACAGGGATCAATATGCTTCCTTCCACAGTTCAGCGGCTGGCTTCGGAACATAAAAATATTGTAGGCATCAAAGAGGCTTCAGGCTCTTTGGCTCAAATGCAGGAGATTATCAGAATATGTCCTTCTGACTTTGTGTTGCTTTCAGGCGATGATGCTCTTCTTTTGCCTGTCCTTTCGATAGGAGGGAAGGGAGTTATTTCTGTTGTCGCTAACATTGTGCCTGAAAGAGTAGTAAGAATAATAGAGCTTTTTGAAAAGGGAGATATAGAAGAGGCAAGAAAATTGAATTACGAGCTTTTACCTCTGGTTAATGCTATGTTTTATGAAACAAATCCGATTCCTGTCAAGAAAGCGCTTGCCCTTATGGGTATGATAAATGATCAATTGAGATTACCCCTTGTTTCAATGAGTGATGAAAATACTGCAAAGCTAAAAGAAAAGATGAAATCAGCAGGGATAATATGA
- a CDS encoding diaminopimelate epimerase, translating to MKIKFSKMTGSGNDFILIDLFNQQLPEDDLPNFAKKLCHRSLSLGADGLILIEKSDIADFKWRFYNSDGSEAEMCGNGARCAARFAYMNGIAGKKMAFETVAGIISAEILDNEVKVALTSPKDMKRNITIDLEDITIDADFINTGVPHTVVFVNELEECRIEEIGRKIRFHKLFEPAGTNVNFVEEMSSDSIKIRTYERGVEGETLACGTGAVASAIFQFLKGGEVSPVKVLVRSGEKLKVYISKNNSKIDKVFLQGTTRLICEGTLDKEAWDYN from the coding sequence ATGAAGATTAAATTTTCTAAGATGACTGGAAGCGGCAATGATTTCATATTGATTGATTTATTCAATCAACAATTGCCTGAAGATGACTTACCAAATTTTGCAAAAAAACTTTGCCATAGGAGTTTATCTCTTGGTGCAGACGGCTTGATTCTGATAGAAAAATCAGATATTGCAGATTTTAAGTGGAGATTTTACAACTCAGATGGAAGCGAAGCGGAGATGTGCGGGAATGGAGCCCGATGTGCCGCTCGATTTGCTTATATGAATGGGATAGCGGGCAAAAAGATGGCATTCGAAACTGTTGCTGGAATAATAAGCGCTGAGATTTTAGATAATGAAGTAAAAGTAGCGCTTACATCTCCAAAGGATATGAAAAGAAATATTACCATTGATCTGGAAGATATCACCATCGATGCTGATTTTATAAACACTGGGGTGCCGCATACAGTTGTGTTTGTAAATGAATTGGAAGAATGCAGAATCGAAGAGATTGGAAGAAAGATTAGGTTCCATAAGTTATTCGAGCCTGCTGGTACGAATGTCAATTTTGTCGAAGAGATGAGCAGTGACTCTATCAAAATTAGAACTTATGAAAGGGGTGTCGAGGGAGAAACACTTGCCTGCGGCACAGGGGCAGTGGCATCTGCCATATTTCAGTTTTTGAAAGGCGGAGAAGTTTCACCTGTAAAAGTACTGGTTAGAAGCGGAGAAAAGCTAAAAGTTTATATATCAAAGAATAATTCGAAAATAGATAAAGTTTTTTTACAGGGCACTACAAGATTGATATGTGAAGGCACACTCGATAAAGAAGCATGGGATTATAATTAG
- the lysA gene encoding diaminopimelate decarboxylase — MNEFKFRKGKLYCEDVSIEAIAKKEGTPFYLYSKKTFLRHFDAFDGAFKSVRHITCFAVKANSNIAILNLLAKAGAGADIVSGGELFRAKKAGFPSKKIIFSGVGKSDEEIEYALRAGILMFNIESSEEAETINKIAAKIGKKAPVSFRINPDIDPKTHPYISTGLSKNKFGISIDDALKEYKRANKMKWLDVVGIHYHIGSQLTSISPFVDSIKRMKRLLQILRSEGINIKYFDMGGGLGITYKDETPPHPREYAKALIPHIKDLDCTVLFEPGRVIAGNAGILVTKVLFTKKTAVKNFVIVDAGMNDLLRPSLYGAYQEIVPVKKSSKKKIEVDVVGPICETGDFLARDRLVAKVKRDDLLAVMSAGAYGFTMSSVYNSRPRVPEILADGKNYYVIRKRETYKDLIRGEIIPKAQGRKS; from the coding sequence ATGAATGAATTCAAATTTAGAAAAGGAAAACTTTATTGTGAAGATGTATCAATAGAAGCGATTGCCAAAAAGGAAGGGACTCCCTTCTATTTATACAGCAAAAAAACTTTTTTGCGCCATTTCGATGCCTTTGACGGAGCATTTAAGTCAGTCAGGCATATTACCTGCTTTGCTGTAAAAGCCAATTCAAATATTGCCATACTCAACCTTCTTGCAAAAGCAGGCGCAGGTGCAGATATAGTATCAGGTGGGGAGCTTTTTCGTGCTAAGAAAGCAGGATTTCCTTCAAAGAAGATTATATTTTCAGGTGTTGGAAAGAGTGATGAAGAGATCGAGTATGCCCTTCGTGCAGGGATACTGATGTTCAATATTGAATCTTCTGAGGAAGCAGAAACGATTAATAAGATTGCAGCAAAAATTGGGAAGAAAGCGCCTGTCTCATTTAGAATCAATCCTGATATCGACCCTAAAACACATCCTTACATTTCAACAGGTTTAAGCAAGAATAAGTTCGGCATTTCAATAGATGATGCTCTTAAGGAATATAAAAGAGCGAACAAAATGAAATGGCTCGATGTTGTAGGTATCCATTACCATATCGGCTCTCAGCTTACTTCTATTTCGCCCTTTGTTGACTCAATAAAAAGGATGAAGCGCCTTCTTCAGATTCTTCGCAGTGAGGGGATAAATATTAAATATTTTGATATGGGAGGAGGGCTCGGCATAACCTATAAAGATGAAACTCCTCCTCATCCGAGGGAATACGCGAAAGCATTGATACCCCATATAAAAGATTTAGACTGTACGGTTCTTTTTGAACCGGGAAGAGTTATAGCAGGAAATGCAGGGATACTTGTGACAAAGGTGCTCTTCACCAAAAAGACTGCCGTCAAAAATTTCGTGATAGTTGATGCTGGTATGAATGACCTTCTTAGGCCAAGTCTATATGGCGCCTATCAGGAGATTGTGCCTGTTAAAAAAAGCAGTAAAAAGAAAATCGAAGTTGATGTCGTTGGACCTATTTGCGAGACTGGAGATTTTCTGGCGCGAGACAGACTTGTTGCAAAGGTAAAAAGGGACGACCTGCTTGCAGTAATGAGTGCTGGCGCTTATGGATTTACAATGAGTTCAGTTTATAATTCAAGACCGCGCGTTCCAGAAATTCTTGCTGACGGCAAAAATTATTATGTTATAAGAAAAAGGGAAACTTATAAGGACCTTATTCGTGGAGAGATTATCCCAAAGGCACAAGGAAGAAAAAGTTAA
- a CDS encoding 4-hydroxy-tetrahydrodipicolinate reductase, translating into MVNIVVCGAFGRMGQRIINIVSETSDAELVGATESPAHPRCDSEIDFSKDGKLKKIKVSSKISEVAEDADVLIDFTRPEATEKVLSYAENAGKAMVIGTTGFSDEQKESIKNSANKIPIVFSPNMSIGVNLLFELTAIASKILADGYDIEIIEAHHRNKVDAPSGTAVKLAEIVAEVLKQDLKRTAVYGREGIVGERKSDELGIHSIRGGSIVGDHTVLYAGTDERIELTHRAQSRDAFARGAVRAALFVAKQKPGLYSMKDVLGF; encoded by the coding sequence ATGGTAAATATAGTTGTATGTGGTGCCTTTGGCAGAATGGGACAAAGAATAATAAATATTGTTTCTGAAACCTCTGATGCAGAATTGGTTGGCGCTACGGAATCACCTGCACATCCAAGATGTGACAGTGAAATTGATTTTTCAAAAGATGGCAAATTGAAAAAAATTAAGGTTTCGTCAAAAATATCAGAAGTTGCCGAAGATGCAGATGTATTGATAGATTTTACCCGGCCTGAAGCTACGGAGAAAGTCCTTTCTTATGCTGAAAATGCCGGCAAGGCGATGGTCATTGGAACAACAGGATTCAGTGATGAGCAGAAGGAATCGATAAAAAACTCTGCAAATAAAATACCCATTGTATTTTCTCCTAATATGAGTATCGGTGTGAATCTTCTCTTTGAATTGACTGCCATTGCATCAAAGATTCTTGCCGATGGTTATGATATTGAAATAATAGAAGCCCACCACCGCAATAAAGTTGATGCGCCCAGCGGCACAGCTGTAAAACTTGCCGAAATCGTAGCAGAAGTCCTTAAACAGGATTTGAAAAGGACAGCCGTTTATGGAAGGGAAGGTATTGTTGGCGAAAGGAAAAGTGATGAATTGGGAATTCACAGCATTAGAGGCGGCTCTATTGTTGGTGACCATACGGTGCTTTATGCAGGCACAGATGAAAGAATAGAGCTTACTCACAGGGCGCAAAGCAGAGATGCTTTTGCACGAGGGGCTGTCAGAGCAGCACTTTTTGTCGCTAAACAAAAACCCGGTCTTTATTCAATGAAAGATGTGCTTGGTTTTTAA